TTAATAGATGCAGTTGGCATAAGCCTGAGTTTGCTCAGGATGAGGGTAAATACGGTCTGACAGAAACTACCAGTCTGCATTGACACCTTTTTATCACAGGTTTGAATTCTGGTTACTTGCTGAAAGCTTGTGTGAGAGGACTGAAGCAGCAGGAAATCTCTGCCCAGCACTGTGTGCCCAGAATAAATCAGCATACTGCTGTGGAAAATTGTTCTGATTCAGTTAGCATAACGTCAGGTTTCCTGGACCCAAGCCTAGGACACAGTATGGGATAGAGACCTAAAGTGAGTGGAGCACAGCAAACAGAATTGTAGGAAATTGGGCACGACTGTTGTTAAGACATGCAGCAAATCTTCAGCTGCCATTTTTGTCAATAAGCACTGCCTCTAATTAGGCGTGTGGCTATCTGTGGAGCCCCTGTCTTATTGCAGGATACAATACATTGGCATGAGTGTTGCAGAAAGGACTGGGCTCAGAACTCTCTGGGTAGGGGAAAAGTTCTAGTATGAAGGACCGTGTTGTCAGTGGGACTTACAGTATCACCTCCAGTGCTCTTCCCCACTGGTTCTGCTTATAGGCATGGGTGTGCTAAATTTTGCGGGAGGTAAGTTCAGGTACAGATCTGGATGTTTAAAACACTGAAGGCAAGCAGTGTCGGAGCTGTCCAAAGATAGCCCTTCATTATGCAAATTTGTTAGACCTAAACTATTCCTGACAGATGTTTGTCAGACCCATCTGAGCCTCAGTGCCTCTCTACACTACCTGTGGCTTCACCAACTGTAATCAATAGGCAAGAAACTTTGAGTGACTTTCTGGCAGCCTCTATTTCATACCACTGCTTACAGAAGTTAATTTGTGAATGAAGTTGAGAAGCTACCAGATTTGTATGAAATCAATATTGATTCAGGACTAAATTGAAACTATTTGAGAAGAACACCTTGTAGGACTGGATTTAGATTTAAGGGGGTGGACATTCCTTGGTGCTATAGTCTAGGTGCTGTGATAGTAAATCAGCACTTAGTGAAAATACTGGGAAGTTGTCTAACGCACCACGCTAGTACCAAGTGACTGTGGATTCATTCTGTATCGTTAAAAGCAGTATTGAGTTCCATCAGTTTCTTGTTTTACAGGTATGAATTTAAATGATCACTACAGCATCACTCCTTTAAAGGTGTTCTCCTAAACAAAGGagtatttcttctgttcccCTGTTGCAGGTCATGGCAGAAGAAGAGTTACCGGGGGTTTTGATTCTGGATATAGGAGGAGCTCATGGTGTGCTAGAAAACCTTGCAGCACTTCTGAAGAAACACTTTTGCCTTATCACCATGAAGgaatttcttcaaaacaaaaaagaaatgagcaaAAAAATCCAATCTATTTTCGTGTTTGAGTGCAGGCCGATTATTGACCGAGAGCTTCTAGAAAGCCTGCCTAATTTAAAGGTAATTGGAAACTCTGGGGTTGGAGTCGATCACTTAGACTTGAAAATGATTTCTAGCTTTGGGGTAAAAGTGACCAACACCCCACATGCCGTGGCGGACCCAACAGCAGACATAGGAATGGCCTTGATGCTGGCCTCTGCCAGAAGACTAGTGGAAggtaatgttttaaattttcctgGATCTTAGCTACTTCTCTGGCATATCTCACTTTTACTATGATACAAATGATCTGTCTGAATCAATATTTGGGATGctttcatggggaaaaaaaattctgaggaCTCCGTTTTCAGACTGCTTTTCCTATGTCCTGCTTCTTCATAAGGCGATGGTGACGAGTAAGGGCTTTGTCTAAATTATGCACTTTAAATTCACTTGTGATATCCTGTTCGGAATGAAGTCTGGGTCATAATTCTCCTCTGGCTGTTCACTGGGTGGGTTGTTTATAGCTGTAAAAACTGAATACAAAATGCATCCAAATCAAATGTCACCACTTCTCCATTTCCCTTGGAACAAGTTTTAGGAGCTACAGGAAGGTACAAAGCATTAATGGCCATGTCCCCATCTCTAGAGCAGTAATTAGtgtaactcttcttttttttcctgcttctgtgaAGAGTTTTTCTAAACCAATGCGCTGTATTTCTAGAAGAGCATCAGCACTATTATTAAAATAGCTGATAATCCTTTTGACAAAGTTATTCCAAACCGTACCACCAACATTAGTTTGTGTCCTTAAAGGTAGGTCCTTTCCCCACATACCCTTGCTACGCAATGCCTTTCAGGGGAAGGAAGGTGTCAGTAGAACCTATCACAAGAAGTTGCCTCCGTCTTGAGGGACTCAGTCTTTCTGTCACTGCTGCTGCACCCCTGAGCTTGAAATAACACCTCTTTCCCCGTGATGTTTTCTCACTGTTGCATCTTGCTGGACTTCAAGTTCTTTGTATAAAAGCTCATAGAGATCCGTGGCTGAGCTGGAAATGGCAACCGTCACCCTCATTCAAGCAGTGGGTCTGCTTTGGGTCGCGATCCAGGAGAGAAAGGGTGAGATTTAccccagctgaaaaaaaagtgaattcaATGCTTGCAGGGTGGTAAGTGTGaaagaagctatttttaaactttcaagAAAATACTCCAACCGTGGAAGAGTTAATTCCCTGAGGAGCCATTTCTCCCAGCACAGTACCCACCTGGCAGCCCTCCTGTGCTTCTggctccagccctggctgcagggaaTGGCACCATCCAGGCCCTTCCATAAACTGGTCAAAATTAGCAAGGATGTTGTTTAAGGGGTGCTCCAGAGCCCCACCGCTGTGACGGTgagaaactttttctttcccccaaacCTATGTTTATGGTTGGTTTGTACCCATTTAGCATGTATTTACATTCAGGCTGCCAGATTGCAGTTTCTCCAGACACGAAGTATTTTGGGGTTGACTGGCTGGGAGTGGAAGTAACCAGAGCGACGCTTGGGATCGTCGGGATGGGCAGCATTGGTTATAGAGTGGCTCAGAGAGCCAGAGCCTTCGATATGAGGATCCTGTACCATAACAGGAACCGGAGGTAAAAACATTTGGATTCTGCATGTAATGAGTCAAGGGGCCGTGACAGAaaccacagctctgctgtgtcCCCAGTCTTCGTAGGCACTGGTGACAGTTGTGAGCAGCGTGAGGAGCACCAGCGTGCCGCTGCTTCTTCCCTTGGGCTCCCTactgctcccttccccctcGCCTCCTGCGCTCGCTGTGCCCTGGTTAGCTACTAGCAGTTTGGAACAAGGGCCGTGTAACCTTTCTGAAGATGTTGTCCAAGAAAACGAGGCCTTGTGCCCTCATTGTGTCCCCTGTCCTGCCAGACTCTTCTTATGGCTTCTGGCAGCATCCCTGGCCCACCCAGCCAGTCACCCCTCTCCTCAGCCCGGCCAGATCACTCATCACACCGGCACCGATGACAAGGGTCTCAACTTCTGTTAGTTTTATAGCTCCCTTTCTTTCAGACTTCGCTTCCCCTTCATTCCTTTTCCACCCCGAGTCCTAACTCGCATGTCAGGCAAGGAGAGACTCTACGGGGATTGGCATAGACGCAGGAGAGGAGAGTGGGGTCTGACTGCATCCCCAACCTCCTATACCTAATATTGCCTACGTGCTTTGCTTTCACACATACATCACACCTTCAGTGTCCCACCACTCTTCTAGCCTCCTGCTCCCTCTAGCCCACATGCTTCCCACCTCCTTCCAACATCTGTACCTATCAATGTCTTTTCCTTTACCTTGGCCTCAAACCTCTCGATCTCTGTGCTGTTCCTGATCTCTCCTAGGGTTGGTTGATTGTTAAAGCCAGTTAGAAATAGTTGTGTCAGTTTGGGGGGCTGtacatttttccttcagaagaaaggaggaagaagaggcagttGGTGCCCACTACTGTGAGAAGATGGAAGACTTGCTGCAGCAATCTGACTTCGTTATGGTGGTTGTGAACTTGACTCCTGAGACTCACAAACTGATTGGGAAAAAGGAGCTTGGGCTGATGAAACCCACGGCTACTCTTATAAACATCAGCCGAGGTAACATGATCTAAAAAGACTGTTTGTGGCTCCACAGTTAAGGTTGTGTTTTGTCTGATTGTGTTGACATTCCCCCCTCCAACCTGAGTCTGTGATATCCCTGTATTGTTTGAGTCATGAAGTAGCTGGCAGTCTACAAATGAATGACTTATCATAGATCAGATGCTATGTGTTCAAAGGTCCTATGGAATTTAGGGATGCTCAGCAGATGTTCTGTTCTCTTTAGCCTTATCCtaaagacagctttttttaGTGGAAATAACTGAAAGGTTTATCATCACCGATGATGAATTAGGTGCAAGGAGAAACCTAAGTTTCATTTGGAACAGCTATGTAGAAAAGAAACTTCACATGGGATTACAGACCTGTTGGCACTGAAGAAGCATACGAGAGAGATTATAGTTTCAgtaaagaaagcagagataaaAGAGTGGAAAGCTTGAAGAGATTAAATGATTTGTCTATAATAATACAGGAAGTCAGTgtcaaaatgaggaaaagactGAAACCGGTCACATCCCAGGAAAGGCCTTACGCAGTGGACCATAATCCTCCTCTAACTAAAGATTAATAAGTAAAatctctgttttgtttggttaATGGTTATTAGAAAGACATTCTACTTTCTAACAAGATGAAGATCCTGTAATTTTTCTCACTAGACCCTTGAGACCTTTCCTCACTGCCAGGTAAAAACATGTTCATTAACTCATCACGATAGCTAGATTTCATTTCCATGCAGGTGCAGTTATTGATCAAGATGCATTGGTAGAAGCTCTCCAGAATAAGGTTATTAGGGCTGCCGCTCTGGACGTGACGTACCCTGAGCCTCTGCCAAGGTAAAGAAACCTGTTTTCCACTCTATtaatctgaaatgttttaaactgTGTGCAAAAGTGTGCTCATAATCTTGATCTCCATGAGGAGTCTCTCTCACTGTTTAAGGGCAAAACCTCAGCCTGCCTCGCACAGTCATAAATAAATGACAAACTATTAGCCTTTCCCACATCTGTCAGTTCTTTGCCAGCCTAACTGACAGGCAAGGCAACGAGACCAATAGAGATGAAGAAGAAATGGGTAAGCAAGCTTCCCACAGCTTTCTGCTGGTTCTGTGCTTGTGGCCCTTTTATCTCAACAGTTCTTAACAACTAACATGGGATAGCTGCAGAGTAAATTCCCTGTGTAAAACattctgttctttctgtttcttacagAGATCATCctttgttaaaattaaataacatCATCATAACCCCTCACATTGGAACTGCAACAGTCCAAGCTATCCGTATGATGGCAGAAGAAGCAATAACAAATATGCTGGCTGTTCTTAATGGCCAGCCCATTCCAAGTGAAGTGTTTCCCAAATGATGTGTGCCAGATGATATCAGTAAATCTCATATGTGTGGGAAGGCACTATTTCTTACAGTACcacttttaaactaaaaaaaccgCAACCTGTTCCTGCACTGCTCTTGTCATGATACTGCAAAGCTGTCATCTCACTAGACTTGATCTGTACTGTGATTTACAATTCTGACAAATAAAGTGGAACTAATAAAAGGGACTTGTTTGAAGATTTTAAACTGAGCAGTTATGCACTTTGATATCTTTAGTCCATTATTTCAATGAATACCTGTATTCTCTTCCCAGTACTGGCTGCTACATAATGATAAGCAAGTACACCAAGAGTTTGTGTAACACTCTCAGATATATTAAGGGTGAATTGAGCAGTAATTGCCTGCAGAAATTTGGCTGTATCCTGAAACACTTTTCAGCCAATATTGCAATATTCTGTTTTTATATACATGAAGAAAGCAGTCTCCTTTGAAATGATTGTAGGCCTAAGGTTTTCTAATGTAAGAAGAGCTTTGCTTCATCTATATgttaaagcaaagcagagccaATTACTGAAGAAGTATCTTTGATTTTCCTGAGGGGATCCTTTGAAAACCAAAGTAAATACCAAGAGATTTAGTTCTTCCATGCAGACAAAAATGATGCTTTTATCTTGACTGGCCATGAAACAGTGGCAGATCTACTGAAATCACatgggtgagggcacagccTAAAGCAAAATTCGTGGTCAGTCCTAACTTGCAGCCCAAGGCCAAGCTTTTTCTTACACTCTCTTTCCTATGAGCAAGCCACAAAGTcagaaaattcagcaaaatgttTGTCACCTCCATAAAATCAGGAAGCCTTTCCATTATTTTGCAATATGGTTAGGCTTCTTGAAGGGATGGTCAAACGAAGTTTTAGTACAGGAAGTGTAGACAGGCCAAGAGTTAGACATTGAGATGCAAATAGTGAAATACTACTAGCAAGACAACAGCAAGTATTGCAATAACAAGACTACAACTATTGCAATAACAAGACAACAGCAAGTATTGCTATAGGGGATTCCAAGATCTTCAGCCCTTAAACAGCTCTCCCTGCAGCTCTTCCCAAAATTCCTACGGAAAATCAATGGTAGCTGTAAatagtctattaaaaaaaaccaaactcgTCAATTCACAGACCCTCTGGGAACCACAAACAGATGGTCAGTGATTCCTGCAAAAAGCCCCATGGTTTAATTTGAGTGCATAAGTCCTTGGAAAACACTTGCCTAAGCATCTATTAATTTGTTAACTTATGATAGCCTCAGGAGAAGGCACTGCAGTTAAGAATTCACTGGTGTCTCTTCAGGACAGGAGGCTGCAAAAGTCTCTGCAgtgaagcatttaaaaattaacctGGTAACAAAGTTCATGGTGAAGCTGTGCAATTTGTTTTCTCGAACCAGATTTGGTCCAACATTTTTCTTAACTACTTAAACACAGCAGTTTGTGATTTCGGGGTAAGCAAGGAGATTAATTGCACCAGACTATTGACGGTCTGCAACTAAGTAATTAATGAGAAATCATTGTGTGTTATGAGCCTGGTGGCAGTGATACGAGACCTTACAGACCACGAGGGGCAGAACTTATTCAGACTTGATCATgtgaatatgtgtgtgtgtaattgGTAGTATACGTAAAAGAGCTGCTTTCTTGCTTCGGTTTATCTCCCTAGCTAAATATGTGGTTTATAGGATCTTTTGTCATAGATGTCACGAAACAGGACATGAAAGTGattcttctttaaaatgtctgGAAATAATTATACGTCTGTCTTCTGACACTTCGTGTCTTTCTTCTTTGTGCAGATCATGAGAGAAGGAGAGCTACCTGGGCTTTTGGTAAATGAAATCGGTGGCAAACATGGGATATTGCATGGCCACGTGGCATTCCTGAAGAAACATTTCTACCTCATCACCATGAAGGAATTTCTTGAAGACAGAAAGCGTATGAGTAAAAAGGTCCAAGCGATCTATTTGTGGTGGCACAAACCAGTCATTGACCAAGAGCTCCTCCAGAGCCTACCAAACTTGAAAGTGATTGCGAATTCAGGAGTAGGGATGGATCACCTGGATCTGAAGCTTGTCGCTAGCTTCGGTGTGAAGATGGCTAACGCCCCACGTGCCGTTTCCAGCAGCGCAGCAGATACTGGGATGGCTTTGCTGCTGGCATCTGCTAGAAGACTAGTGGAAGGTAACATCTTAATTCTTTTGTGGCTTCTAAAAATTATACAAGATTTACCTACCATTattattttgactttttctACGGTTATCTGTAGGGCACATAGTTTcacataaaatgtgaaaatctgaATATGTTGGGTTGGCAAACAGAATAATCggtattttcatatatttttatatatcatAAATATATCTAAATTATTACATCATACACAAACATACAAAACATATATTTCAACCAGGTATAAATAAGATCGTATAAGTTTAGTTTTCACAGGTCACCAGCCTgggttgaaaatatttgagcAGAATCTAATCACATCTGGTTCAAATACAGCTTTTTGCTTTATGGACCAAGTGGGTTTAGAAGCTGGAATTTAGTTTTTAGAATAAATATGCCAGTAGACTTAGTTTAACAGTTTCAGATGAACAATACACTGAAGTGTACTTCCTACATATGGAAACTTTAAATGTCATTACCTTCTTCAGCAGCACATTTTCAGTGACTGTGACATTTGGCTGACATAGGACATGCTTCTTGATGTGATAGCGTTACAGTGCTATTGACCAAAAGTGAGGGATGCCAAAGATCAGACAAATGCTGCAATTACAGGCTGGCAGCAGAAATTAGAGTGTGGGAGGCAACAATGGAGCAGAATAAGGGTATATGCTGAAAGTTAGGGCTGACACAGGCATGGGCATATTCTCAGGGACTGAAAAGGATGGATGCAGAATTGGGGAATTTAAGGGGCATTAGAGAGCAACaaggcagcctgctccagcttcTGCTAGTAGCatcctttctagtttcttccaCAATTTTTTCTTGCCATTTCCCCAAATAGACCTACCCTGGGCTTGGTTAGAATGCCTCCTGCTTCAGGAGAAGACCCTCCagattttttctattaaatttacCTGCCTTTGATTTGTCAGCTCTACCACAGGATTCATAGAAACTCAAAGGAGACTTGTCTCCCCCTAAATCTGTTTCTGCCTCACAAGGAGGAGACAGATTAAAAGGGAGATTAATTTCTTGTTCCCATCTACAGAAACTATGCCTGATGGCATTTCTGTTAGCTGTGCCTTGGCAGAGTGTTTTACCCTGAGGCATTTTTTTATACTTTCACAATATTCTGCTTATGTTTTAGAAGAGCTGGAAATATCAGAAGACTGAAATATCAGAAGCCTGTCACCTTGCTAGCAGACTATTAAGTGCCATCTCCATGCatatattttctgtgttgtcaAACTATCCAAAATCTTGTAGGTTTAACAGATAATTATGGAAATTAGTGACTAGTGATTTTTAAACAAGTCacacttttctttccaagagAGTGGCAGAGGTGAACAGGAAACCAGTTCTTATTATTCTAAATAGCAAAACCAACATCTGGTGTTATTCTCCACATGACATTTCCAAACTCTGCAGTGTTACTGGCAATAATTATTTTGATTGGTGATGCAGAACATGGCAATGTTTTTATGAGTCTAAAGCAGTAAAAGGATTTTTAGGGGAGGTTACATCAAAAGACTTTTTGTAGTATGGTGAGAATAAATGGGAATGTCACATACAGGTGGCAGGGAAAGATGGTATGTTAGGACATTAGGACATTACAAAACccattgctatttaaaattGTGTGTAACCGTTAAAAGTGCTCTGTAGTAGCGCAGCAAGCCCAAACTCTTTTGCCTTGTTCCCCCCGTGTGGGACCCCATTCATTTCTCATATTGGAGTGTTTTTCTTGCAGGCTATCACATTGCAATGTCTTCAGGTATGGAGTACTGTGAAGCCGA
The Haliaeetus albicilla chromosome 21, bHalAlb1.1, whole genome shotgun sequence genome window above contains:
- the LOC104311840 gene encoding probable 2-ketogluconate reductase isoform X1, translated to MLRSKAFSLLKSIPLMSGQSNLAYKFIHPAIASHGHCCHRRSVDYRQRYETHPGSAGGRTISAPQTKVMAEEELPGVLILDIGGAHGVLENLAALLKKHFCLITMKEFLQNKKEMSKKIQSIFVFECRPIIDRELLESLPNLKVIGNSGVGVDHLDLKMISSFGVKVTNTPHAVADPTADIGMALMLASARRLVEGCQIAVSPDTKYFGVDWLGVEVTRATLGIVGMGSIGYRVAQRARAFDMRILYHNRNRRRKEEEEAVGAHYCEKMEDLLQQSDFVMVVVNLTPETHKLIGKKELGLMKPTATLINISRGAVIDQDALVEALQNKVIRAAALDVTYPEPLPRDHPLLKLNNIIITPHIGTATVQAIRMMAEEAITNMLAVLNGQPIPSEVFPK
- the LOC104311840 gene encoding probable 2-ketogluconate reductase isoform X2, which codes for MLRSKAFSLLKSIPLMSGQSNLAYKFIHPAIASHGHCCHRRSVDYRQRYETHPGSAGGRTISAPQTKVMAEEELPGVLILDIGGAHGVLENLAALLKKHFCLITMKEFLQNKKEMSKKIQSIFVFECRPIIDRELLESLPNLKVIGNSGVGVDHLDLKMISSFGVKVTNTPHAVADPTADIGMALMLASARRLVEGCQIAVSPDTKYFGVDWLGVEVTRATLGIVGMGSIGYRVAQRARAFDMRILYHNRNRRKEEEEAVGAHYCEKMEDLLQQSDFVMVVVNLTPETHKLIGKKELGLMKPTATLINISRGAVIDQDALVEALQNKVIRAAALDVTYPEPLPRDHPLLKLNNIIITPHIGTATVQAIRMMAEEAITNMLAVLNGQPIPSEVFPK
- the LOC104311840 gene encoding probable 2-ketogluconate reductase isoform X3 translates to MAEEELPGVLILDIGGAHGVLENLAALLKKHFCLITMKEFLQNKKEMSKKIQSIFVFECRPIIDRELLESLPNLKVIGNSGVGVDHLDLKMISSFGVKVTNTPHAVADPTADIGMALMLASARRLVEGCQIAVSPDTKYFGVDWLGVEVTRATLGIVGMGSIGYRVAQRARAFDMRILYHNRNRRRKEEEEAVGAHYCEKMEDLLQQSDFVMVVVNLTPETHKLIGKKELGLMKPTATLINISRGAVIDQDALVEALQNKVIRAAALDVTYPEPLPRDHPLLKLNNIIITPHIGTATVQAIRMMAEEAITNMLAVLNGQPIPSEVFPK